Proteins found in one Gordonia sp. PDNC005 genomic segment:
- a CDS encoding DUF485 domain-containing protein — MSDQPPARLEPSSDEFLVAEASPEFHKLRSSLRRFVFPMSAFFLLWYAVYVLLGAFATDFMGTKVWGNINVGLILGLLQFVTTFAITFAYVRFANRDLDPQADAIRQKFADGGYNTPEATR, encoded by the coding sequence GTGTCCGACCAGCCTCCCGCCAGGCTCGAACCGTCATCAGACGAGTTCCTCGTAGCCGAGGCCAGCCCCGAGTTCCACAAACTCCGCAGCTCACTCCGGCGCTTCGTCTTCCCGATGTCGGCGTTCTTTCTCCTCTGGTACGCCGTATACGTCCTGCTCGGTGCGTTCGCCACCGACTTCATGGGCACCAAGGTGTGGGGCAACATCAACGTCGGTCTCATCCTCGGCCTGCTCCAGTTCGTGACCACGTTCGCCATCACGTTCGCGTACGTGCGGTTCGCGAACCGCGACCTCGACCCGCAGGCGGACGCGATCCGCCAGAAGTTCGCCGACGGCGGCTACAACACTCCGGAGGCCACCCGATGA